One Streptomyces sp. V4I8 genomic window carries:
- a CDS encoding MHYT domain-containing protein produces the protein MGHLDHAALGWLTPVLSYVMACIGAALGLRCTVRALGATGRSRRNWLITAASAIGTGIWTMHFVAMLGFSVSGTDIRYDVPLTIVSLLVAMAVVCGGVFAVGYSRDRTRALLLGGLATGLGVASMHYLGMAAVRLHGAVRYDPVLVGLSVLIAIVAATAALWAALNIKSPVAVTIASLIMGAAVSSMHYTGMFAVSVDVTPLGEVLPGATAMQFIFPLAVGLGSYLFLTSAFVALSPTTGERAASASAQGSAESAVG, from the coding sequence ATGGGACACCTGGACCACGCAGCCCTCGGCTGGCTGACCCCCGTGCTGTCGTACGTGATGGCGTGCATAGGCGCCGCGCTGGGGCTGCGCTGCACCGTCCGCGCGCTCGGCGCCACCGGCCGGTCACGCCGCAACTGGCTCATCACCGCCGCCTCGGCGATCGGCACCGGCATCTGGACCATGCACTTCGTGGCCATGCTGGGCTTCAGCGTCAGCGGCACCGACATCCGCTACGACGTACCGCTCACCATCGTGAGCCTCCTCGTCGCCATGGCCGTCGTCTGCGGCGGCGTCTTCGCCGTCGGGTACAGCCGTGACCGGACCCGCGCGCTCCTCCTCGGCGGGCTCGCCACCGGACTCGGCGTGGCGAGCATGCACTACCTGGGCATGGCCGCCGTACGACTCCACGGCGCCGTCCGCTACGACCCCGTACTCGTCGGACTCTCCGTCCTGATCGCCATCGTCGCGGCCACGGCGGCCCTCTGGGCGGCGCTCAACATCAAGTCGCCCGTCGCCGTCACCATCGCCTCGCTGATCATGGGCGCGGCGGTCAGCAGCATGCACTACACCGGGATGTTCGCGGTCAGCGTGGACGTCACGCCCCTCGGTGAGGTCCTGCCCGGGGCCACGGCGATGCAGTTCATCTTCCCCCTCGCCGTCGGTCTCGGGTCCTACCTCTTCCTGACCTCGGCCTTCGTGGCGCTGTCGCCCACCACAGGGGAGCGCGCGGCGTCCGCGTCGGCTCAGGGATCGGCCGAGAGCGCCGTCGGCTAG
- a CDS encoding class I SAM-dependent methyltransferase → MRNMSDDHTHVQEFFTARAADWDSKFPGDGPTFAAAVAELGLHEGDRVLDAGCGTGRALPPLRAAVGPSGVVLGADLTPAMLEAAVRAGRGADGQLLLADVAALPLRPESLDAVFAAGLIAHLPHPAENLRELARVVRRGGMLALFHPIGRAALAARHGRQITPGDLRAEPNLRPMLAGSGWRMTSYVDEDDRFLVLAVRES, encoded by the coding sequence ATGCGGAACATGAGCGACGACCACACGCATGTGCAGGAGTTCTTCACGGCCCGCGCGGCCGACTGGGACAGCAAGTTCCCCGGCGACGGGCCCACCTTCGCGGCCGCGGTCGCCGAACTCGGGCTGCACGAGGGGGACCGTGTGCTCGACGCGGGCTGCGGCACCGGACGCGCCCTGCCGCCGCTGCGTGCCGCCGTGGGGCCCTCAGGAGTGGTCCTGGGGGCCGATCTGACCCCGGCCATGCTGGAGGCTGCCGTACGGGCCGGACGCGGCGCCGACGGGCAGTTGCTGCTCGCCGACGTGGCCGCGCTGCCGTTGCGGCCGGAATCGCTCGACGCCGTGTTCGCGGCCGGCCTCATCGCGCACCTGCCCCATCCCGCCGAGAACCTGCGGGAGTTGGCCCGCGTGGTGCGCCGCGGCGGCATGCTCGCTCTTTTCCACCCGATCGGCAGGGCGGCACTCGCGGCACGCCACGGCCGGCAGATCACCCCGGGCGACCTGCGGGCCGAGCCCAATCTCCGGCCGATGCTGGCCGGTTCCGGGTGGCGCATGACGTCGTACGTCGACGAGGACGACCGCTTCCTGGTGCTGGCCGTACGGGAGTCCTGA
- a CDS encoding alpha/beta fold hydrolase has protein sequence MRQAEFDGKGSCIRWTEAAGAGPARVYVHGLGSIASVYHAHIAARPELAGRRSLFVDLPGHGISDRPEDFGYRLEDHADALAAALDAAGESGTELIAHSMGGSVALVLAHRRPDLVSRLVLTEANLDASPPPAAGSAWITAYEEEEFVGGAYARVLDAVGPLWAATMRLADPRALHRSAVGLRRGSEPIMRDILEGLSIDRVFLQGELTGELPGRAALEAAGVRVVTVPGAGHNVMLDNPDAFVAAVAGQG, from the coding sequence TTGAGGCAGGCCGAGTTCGACGGCAAGGGCAGCTGCATCCGCTGGACGGAAGCGGCGGGGGCGGGACCCGCGCGCGTGTACGTGCACGGACTGGGGTCGATCGCCTCCGTGTATCACGCCCATATCGCCGCCCGGCCCGAACTCGCGGGCCGACGGAGCCTCTTCGTCGATCTGCCGGGCCATGGCATCAGTGACCGGCCCGAGGACTTCGGTTACCGGCTGGAGGACCACGCCGACGCCTTGGCGGCCGCCCTGGACGCGGCGGGAGAGAGCGGCACAGAGCTGATCGCGCACAGCATGGGCGGCTCAGTCGCCCTCGTGCTGGCCCATCGCCGGCCCGACCTCGTCTCCCGGCTGGTCCTCACCGAGGCCAACCTCGACGCCTCGCCTCCCCCCGCCGCGGGGAGCGCGTGGATCACGGCCTACGAGGAGGAGGAGTTCGTCGGCGGCGCGTACGCGCGCGTGCTGGACGCGGTCGGGCCGCTGTGGGCGGCGACCATGCGGCTGGCCGACCCGCGCGCCCTGCACCGCAGCGCCGTGGGGCTGCGACGAGGTTCCGAGCCGATCATGCGGGACATCCTCGAAGGGCTGTCGATCGATCGCGTGTTCCTGCAGGGCGAACTCACCGGTGAACTCCCGGGCAGGGCGGCTCTGGAGGCGGCCGGCGTGCGCGTGGTGACCGTGCCCGGTGCCGGCCACAACGTCATGCTCGACAATCCGGACGCCTTCGTGGCGGCCGTCGCCGGGCAGGGCTGA
- a CDS encoding PadR family transcriptional regulator, whose product MLELAILGFLCATPLHGYELRKRLTALMGHVKPVAESTLYPAIKRLEKAGLLARATEPGSVAAPRHVLTLTEAGRQDLRRRLAEPDPRDISDENRWFTVLAFLRHLNDPAAQASVLRRRLTFLEEPASFFYDGDRPLPAEELDDPFRRGILTIARATSRAELTWLRETIASLDG is encoded by the coding sequence ATGCTGGAGCTCGCCATCCTCGGATTCCTCTGCGCCACCCCACTCCATGGCTATGAGCTGCGCAAACGCCTCACAGCGCTGATGGGACACGTGAAGCCGGTCGCCGAGAGCACGCTGTATCCCGCGATCAAACGGCTGGAGAAGGCGGGCCTGCTCGCCCGTGCCACGGAACCCGGTTCAGTGGCCGCTCCGCGTCATGTCCTCACGCTGACCGAAGCGGGCCGACAGGACCTGCGCCGCAGGCTCGCCGAACCCGACCCGCGTGACATCAGCGACGAGAACCGGTGGTTCACCGTGCTCGCCTTCCTACGGCACCTGAACGACCCGGCCGCCCAGGCCTCCGTGCTGAGGCGTCGGCTGACCTTCCTCGAAGAGCCCGCGAGCTTCTTCTACGACGGTGACCGGCCGCTGCCCGCAGAGGAGCTGGACGATCCCTTCCGACGCGGCATCCTGACCATCGCGCGGGCCACCTCCCGGGCCGAACTCACCTGGCTGCGCGAGACGATCGCCTCACTCGACGGCTGA
- a CDS encoding tannase/feruloyl esterase family alpha/beta hydrolase encodes MRLSRGVPFITAVLLAGALSRPTPVTATAVDEQHCAGQERVRVPGAAYQQSACLADLTTAVLAGTPYTDMADQAGLTARGTRTPAGVPGLQIDGYFPDSSHFNATHGWRHDAQFVIRLPDRWNGGLVVTGAPGTRRQYATDAAISDQVLALGYAYAATDKGNNGADFYRDGRRPGDAVAEWNTRTTQLTRAARKAVAQRYGHAPRRTYMTGISNGGYLTRWQLENRPELYDGGVDWEGALWTADGPNLLTSLPTAVGRMLGSARDEDLYTVGFARGSEFLWPYHEQAYWGVTQKIYRAEFDPTYDPGCPGTSAGTTPEQILAPCASDASYDYVSRPASVHRAVARVALTGRIGRPLLTLHGDLDALLPKAADSDVYARMIDASGRGPLHRYFTIAGGTHVDGLYDTYPDRLRPILPCYRSAFDALVSWVERDTRPPADHTVGRPASGGVLNSCSLSSPVARAAG; translated from the coding sequence ATGCGCCTGTCCCGAGGTGTTCCGTTCATCACCGCCGTGCTGTTGGCAGGCGCCCTCAGTCGGCCGACTCCGGTGACGGCCACGGCAGTTGACGAGCAGCACTGCGCCGGGCAGGAGCGTGTACGGGTGCCCGGCGCGGCCTACCAGCAGAGCGCCTGCCTCGCGGATCTCACCACGGCGGTACTCGCCGGCACGCCTTACACGGACATGGCCGACCAGGCAGGACTGACGGCCCGGGGAACCCGGACACCGGCCGGGGTTCCCGGCCTTCAGATCGACGGCTATTTCCCTGACTCCTCCCACTTCAACGCCACTCACGGCTGGCGTCACGACGCGCAGTTCGTGATCCGGCTGCCGGACCGCTGGAACGGCGGACTGGTCGTCACCGGAGCCCCCGGTACCCGTCGGCAGTACGCGACGGACGCAGCGATCTCCGACCAGGTGCTCGCGCTGGGTTACGCCTACGCCGCGACCGACAAGGGCAACAACGGCGCCGACTTCTACCGCGACGGCAGGCGGCCCGGTGACGCGGTCGCCGAGTGGAACACGCGGACCACTCAGCTCACCCGGGCCGCCCGCAAGGCAGTGGCCCAGCGCTACGGGCACGCTCCCCGCCGTACGTACATGACCGGCATCTCCAACGGCGGCTACCTCACCCGCTGGCAGCTGGAGAACCGTCCCGAGCTGTACGACGGCGGCGTGGACTGGGAAGGCGCGCTCTGGACCGCGGACGGTCCCAACCTGCTCACCTCCTTGCCCACGGCAGTCGGACGCATGCTCGGCTCCGCGCGGGACGAGGACCTGTACACGGTCGGCTTCGCGCGGGGCTCCGAGTTTCTGTGGCCGTACCACGAGCAGGCCTACTGGGGGGTCACGCAGAAGATCTACCGCGCCGAGTTCGACCCGACCTACGACCCCGGCTGCCCCGGCACGTCCGCCGGGACGACGCCGGAGCAGATCCTGGCACCGTGCGCGTCCGATGCCTCGTACGACTACGTGTCGCGCCCGGCGTCCGTCCACCGCGCCGTGGCCCGCGTCGCCCTGACCGGCCGCATCGGCCGGCCGCTGCTCACGCTGCACGGCGATCTGGACGCGCTGCTGCCGAAGGCGGCCGACTCGGACGTGTACGCCCGCATGATCGACGCGAGCGGTCGGGGACCGCTGCACCGCTATTTCACGATCGCCGGCGGTACTCATGTCGACGGCCTGTACGACACCTATCCGGATCGGCTCCGGCCGATCCTGCCTTGCTACCGGTCGGCCTTCGACGCGCTGGTCTCATGGGTGGAGCGAGACACCCGACCGCCCGCGGACCATACCGTCGGCAGGCCCGCGAGCGGCGGTGTGCTCAACTCCTGCTCGCTGTCCAGCCCGGTCGCGAGGGCGGCCGGGTGA
- a CDS encoding IS110 family transposase yields the protein MDVLHERCAGLDISKKDAKACVRTPSTKRRGSFTNETTTWGSTTHAVLALRDHLLAANVTLVVIEATSDYWKPYYYVLAEGLNVILVNARQVKNLPGRKTDVSDAAWLAQLGAHGLVRASFVPEQPVRELRDLTRARTQMTRERGQLVQRLEKLLEDTGIKLAAVASDIMGVSGRAMLEALIAGERDPQLLAEMAKRRLRNKIPELTEALTGRFRDHHAFLARLYLDQYDQLTDAIDRLTARIEEAMAPFRPALDLLDTIPGINQAVAEVIIAETGGDMSRFTSAKHLASWAGVCPGHNESAGRTKTTKVRPGNPYLKGALGLAAFGAVRTKNTYLQARYKRLTARRGPLRALVAVEHSIITAIWHMLTDHVPYQELGGTYFTQRDPERATRRAITSLNQLGYTVTLNPIEGAA from the coding sequence GTGGACGTGCTGCATGAACGCTGCGCGGGGCTGGACATCAGCAAGAAGGACGCGAAGGCGTGTGTCCGCACGCCGAGCACGAAGCGCCGGGGCTCGTTCACCAACGAGACCACGACGTGGGGATCGACGACGCACGCGGTCCTGGCCCTGCGCGATCACCTGCTCGCCGCGAACGTCACCCTCGTGGTCATCGAGGCGACGTCGGACTACTGGAAGCCCTACTACTACGTGCTGGCCGAAGGCTTGAACGTGATCCTGGTCAACGCCCGGCAGGTCAAGAACCTGCCCGGCCGCAAGACCGATGTCTCGGATGCGGCCTGGCTGGCCCAGCTCGGCGCCCACGGCCTGGTGCGCGCCTCGTTCGTGCCCGAGCAGCCGGTGCGCGAACTACGGGATCTGACCCGGGCCCGCACCCAGATGACCCGTGAGCGCGGCCAGCTCGTCCAGCGGCTGGAGAAGCTGCTGGAGGACACCGGCATCAAGCTCGCCGCGGTCGCCTCCGACATCATGGGCGTCTCCGGCCGGGCCATGCTCGAAGCCCTGATCGCCGGGGAGCGTGACCCGCAGCTCCTCGCGGAGATGGCCAAGCGCCGGCTCCGCAACAAGATCCCCGAGCTCACCGAGGCCCTGACCGGCCGCTTCCGTGACCACCACGCGTTCCTGGCCCGGCTGTATCTGGACCAGTACGACCAGCTCACCGATGCGATCGACCGGCTCACCGCGCGGATCGAGGAGGCGATGGCCCCCTTTCGCCCAGCCCTCGACCTGCTCGACACCATCCCCGGGATCAACCAGGCAGTCGCCGAGGTGATCATCGCGGAGACCGGCGGCGACATGAGCCGGTTCACCTCCGCCAAACATCTCGCCTCCTGGGCGGGTGTCTGCCCCGGCCACAACGAGTCCGCCGGCCGCACCAAAACCACCAAGGTCCGCCCCGGCAACCCCTACCTCAAGGGCGCCCTCGGCCTGGCAGCGTTCGGCGCGGTGAGAACCAAAAACACCTATCTGCAGGCCCGTTACAAGCGGCTGACCGCCCGCCGCGGTCCGCTGCGGGCCCTGGTCGCGGTCGAGCACTCGATCATCACCGCGATCTGGCACATGCTCACCGACCACGTCCCCTACCAGGAACTCGGCGGCACCTATTTCACCCAACGCGACCCCGAACGCGCCACCCGCCGAGCGATCACCTCACTCAACCAGCTCGGCTACACCGTCACCCTCAACCCGATCGAAGGCGCAGCCTGA
- a CDS encoding DEAD/DEAH box helicase → MPRLPDAPPSEISELASCCAVFVPGDPARTGRVAFWRADGGAVPLSASGSVEELAVALPDDDVDGGVDGGDGVALVRVPAVLLPVRAALPVLTHARTSAQSPRAGVFWGAATVLALQLVARGLLLPGLSADDHDAWRAGPLRPEDVERVRALAAAMPPEAHALPLNGVRPLRLPDPEGLLRAFLDAVADTLPRSPAAALVTGGPAYAAQEPQHMPDQRAWAADVAAGHDAGVRLSLRLEAPGLAAATQDDAGLSFRAVLQMHSVSDPTLVADAADVWAGSGAFGPRARMDALLALRRAARAWTPLTPLLSAAVPDAVELADDEVTDLLQEGTAALAGAGVDVHWPKELAHRLTARAVIGPPDDESTPGRAFSDTPSFLSADALLAFNWSFALGDQRLTREELDRLAEANRPVVRLRDQWVLVDPQEVRRARAQQDHKVTTIDALGAALTGSTEVDGRQVEVRATGWLAALRERLTDPEGQEPVGQPAALTATLRDYQRRGLSWLARMTSLGLGCCLADDMGLGKTITLIALHHHRQSDASSAGPTLVVCPTSLMGNWQREIEKFAPGTRVRRFHGSRRDLGSVADGEFVLTTYGTMRLDARRLADVPWGMVVADEAQHVKNPYSATARELRSIGARARVALTGTPVENNLSELWAILDWTTPGLLGRLGTFRRRYAQAVESGQDPAAAERLARLVRPFLLRRRKSDPGIAPELPPKTETDRAVSLTTEQAGLYEAVVRETLAEIAGADSMARRGLIVKLLTGLKQICNHPAQFLKEEPPRIAGRSGKLELLDELLDTILSEGASVLVFTQYVRMGRLIEQHLSARGMPSQFLHGGTPVAERETLVQRFQDGEVPVFLLSLKAAGTGLNLTRAEHVVHYDRWWNPAVEAQATDRAYRIGQTRPVQVHRLIAEGTIEDRIADMLSRKRELADAVLGAGEAALTELTDAELADLVELRGGAR, encoded by the coding sequence GTGCCGAGGCTTCCCGACGCACCACCGTCCGAGATCTCCGAACTGGCCTCCTGCTGTGCCGTCTTCGTCCCCGGTGATCCGGCCCGCACCGGCCGGGTCGCTTTCTGGCGAGCGGACGGCGGCGCCGTTCCGCTCAGCGCGTCCGGATCCGTGGAGGAGCTGGCCGTCGCACTGCCCGACGACGACGTGGACGGCGGCGTGGACGGCGGCGACGGCGTCGCGCTGGTGAGAGTGCCGGCCGTTCTGCTCCCCGTGCGTGCCGCTCTGCCTGTGCTCACGCACGCGCGTACCTCCGCGCAGTCGCCCAGAGCTGGCGTCTTCTGGGGCGCGGCCACCGTCCTGGCCCTGCAGCTCGTGGCACGTGGACTGCTGTTGCCCGGCCTCTCGGCGGACGACCACGACGCCTGGCGAGCCGGTCCCCTGCGACCGGAGGACGTCGAACGCGTCCGCGCCCTCGCCGCAGCCATGCCGCCCGAAGCGCACGCCCTGCCGCTGAACGGCGTTCGGCCGCTGCGGCTGCCGGACCCGGAGGGGCTGCTGCGCGCCTTCCTGGACGCGGTCGCCGACACCCTTCCCCGCTCCCCCGCGGCGGCGCTCGTGACGGGCGGGCCCGCCTACGCCGCGCAGGAGCCGCAGCACATGCCCGATCAGCGCGCGTGGGCCGCGGATGTCGCCGCGGGCCATGACGCGGGCGTACGGCTCTCCCTGCGGCTCGAGGCCCCCGGCCTCGCCGCGGCGACGCAGGACGACGCGGGGCTGTCGTTCCGGGCGGTGCTGCAGATGCACAGCGTGAGTGATCCGACGCTGGTCGCGGACGCCGCCGACGTGTGGGCGGGATCCGGCGCCTTCGGCCCACGCGCGCGGATGGACGCCCTGCTGGCACTGCGCCGCGCGGCCCGCGCCTGGACGCCTCTCACGCCGTTGCTCTCCGCAGCCGTGCCGGATGCGGTGGAACTGGCCGACGACGAGGTGACCGACCTCCTTCAAGAGGGCACTGCGGCTCTCGCCGGAGCCGGCGTCGACGTCCACTGGCCCAAGGAGCTGGCCCACAGGCTGACCGCCCGCGCGGTGATCGGTCCGCCGGACGACGAGTCCACGCCCGGCAGGGCCTTCTCCGACACGCCGTCCTTCCTGTCCGCCGACGCGCTGCTCGCCTTCAACTGGTCGTTCGCGCTGGGCGACCAGCGGCTCACGCGCGAGGAGCTGGACCGTCTGGCCGAGGCGAACCGCCCGGTGGTCCGGCTGCGCGACCAGTGGGTCCTCGTCGATCCTCAGGAGGTTCGCCGCGCCCGCGCGCAGCAGGACCACAAGGTGACGACCATCGACGCGCTCGGCGCCGCGCTGACGGGCTCCACGGAGGTCGACGGCCGCCAGGTCGAGGTCCGGGCCACGGGCTGGCTGGCAGCGCTGCGTGAACGGCTCACGGACCCCGAAGGCCAGGAGCCGGTGGGCCAGCCGGCCGCCCTCACCGCCACGCTGCGGGACTACCAGCGGCGTGGCCTGAGCTGGCTGGCCCGGATGACGTCCCTGGGCCTGGGCTGCTGTCTGGCCGACGACATGGGCCTCGGCAAGACGATCACCCTGATCGCGCTGCATCATCACCGGCAGTCCGACGCCTCGTCCGCCGGACCGACGCTCGTGGTGTGCCCGACCTCCCTCATGGGCAACTGGCAGCGCGAGATCGAGAAGTTCGCGCCCGGCACGCGCGTGCGCCGCTTCCACGGGTCACGGCGTGATCTGGGCTCGGTGGCGGACGGGGAGTTCGTGCTCACCACGTACGGCACTATGCGCCTGGACGCGCGCCGCCTCGCCGACGTGCCGTGGGGCATGGTCGTGGCGGACGAGGCCCAGCACGTGAAGAACCCGTACTCGGCGACCGCGCGGGAGCTGCGCTCCATCGGCGCACGCGCGCGCGTGGCGCTCACCGGCACCCCCGTGGAGAACAACCTGTCGGAGCTCTGGGCGATCCTCGACTGGACGACACCCGGACTCCTGGGCCGCCTGGGCACCTTCCGCAGGCGCTACGCCCAGGCCGTCGAGAGCGGCCAGGACCCGGCCGCCGCCGAGCGTCTCGCCCGGCTCGTACGCCCGTTCCTGCTGCGCCGGCGCAAGTCGGATCCAGGCATCGCACCGGAGCTCCCGCCGAAGACGGAGACCGATCGTGCCGTGTCCCTCACCACCGAGCAGGCCGGTCTGTACGAGGCGGTGGTCCGCGAGACGCTCGCGGAGATCGCCGGAGCCGACAGCATGGCGCGGCGCGGTCTGATCGTGAAGCTCCTCACGGGCCTGAAGCAGATCTGCAACCACCCGGCGCAGTTCCTCAAGGAGGAGCCGCCGAGGATCGCCGGGCGCTCGGGAAAGCTGGAGCTGCTGGACGAGTTGCTCGACACGATCCTCTCCGAGGGGGCGAGCGTCCTGGTCTTCACCCAGTACGTGCGCATGGGGCGCCTCATCGAACAGCACCTGTCCGCGCGCGGTATGCCCTCGCAGTTCCTGCACGGCGGAACACCCGTGGCCGAACGCGAGACCCTGGTGCAGCGTTTCCAGGACGGTGAAGTACCCGTCTTCCTGCTGTCGTTGAAGGCCGCGGGCACCGGCCTGAACCTCACCCGCGCCGAGCATGTCGTGCACTACGACCGCTGGTGGAACCCCGCCGTCGAGGCACAGGCCACCGACCGCGCATACCGCATCGGCCAGACCCGGCCCGTGCAGGTGCACCGGCTGATCGCCGAGGGAACCATCGAGGACCGTATCGCCGACATGCTGAGCCGCAAGCGGGAGCTGGCCGACGCGGTGCTCGGCGCCGGCGAGGCGGCACTCACCGAGCTCACGGACGCGGAGCTGGCCGATCTGGTGGAACTACGAGGGGGCGCCCGATGA
- a CDS encoding SWF or SNF family helicase: MTRHDGDLERTFAALPPAHGRGFARTWWGQAWLKALEETALDSGQLKAGRRLARAGAVGAVSVRPGRITAVVQGRDRTAHRADVLLEELTGEQWDRFLDMAVERSGHVAALLDRDMPPHLVEDAAATGIELLPGMGDLEPECGCGAWDHCGHTTALCYQVALLLDQDPFVLLLMRGRGERDLLDDLQARSAAPADAAAELSASSPEPDGVDAAEAYATGEILPPLPALPELPTEPGIPPSLDTETPPAPGVDPAALEFLAARTAADAHRMLAEALRIGPEQPVTEARLTLEQDAVRLAAGSPVAEMAERLADGSGRGREGLEIAVHAWHLGGVAALSVLEDEWSVDGETLARARAALESAWDEDERPSLRAKGNRWTVVGAPRQLRLGPDGRWWPYRRERSRWVPAGGPAHDPATALASADVAAEEAQR, translated from the coding sequence ATGACTCGACACGACGGTGACTTGGAGCGCACGTTCGCCGCGCTGCCGCCCGCGCACGGGCGCGGGTTCGCGCGGACCTGGTGGGGCCAGGCCTGGCTGAAGGCGCTGGAGGAGACGGCGCTGGACTCCGGGCAGCTCAAGGCGGGCCGCAGGCTCGCGCGCGCGGGAGCGGTCGGCGCGGTGTCCGTACGCCCGGGGCGTATCACGGCCGTCGTACAGGGCCGCGACCGTACGGCGCACCGGGCCGACGTGCTGCTGGAGGAGCTGACCGGCGAACAGTGGGACCGCTTTCTGGACATGGCCGTCGAACGGTCCGGGCACGTCGCGGCGCTGCTGGACCGCGACATGCCGCCGCACCTGGTGGAGGACGCGGCTGCCACAGGCATCGAACTGCTGCCGGGCATGGGCGATCTGGAGCCGGAGTGCGGCTGCGGCGCCTGGGACCACTGCGGGCACACAACGGCTCTCTGCTACCAGGTGGCGCTCCTCTTGGACCAGGATCCCTTCGTCCTGCTCCTGATGCGCGGACGGGGCGAACGCGACCTCTTGGACGACCTCCAGGCCCGCAGCGCGGCCCCCGCGGACGCGGCGGCCGAGCTGTCCGCGTCGTCACCCGAACCGGACGGCGTGGACGCCGCGGAGGCGTATGCGACCGGCGAGATCCTGCCGCCGCTGCCCGCCCTGCCCGAGCTGCCGACCGAGCCGGGAATACCGCCGTCCCTGGACACCGAGACGCCTCCCGCACCCGGCGTCGACCCGGCCGCCCTGGAGTTCCTGGCTGCCCGGACGGCTGCGGACGCACACCGCATGCTCGCGGAGGCACTGCGGATCGGTCCGGAACAACCCGTCACCGAAGCGCGATTGACGCTCGAACAGGATGCGGTACGTCTCGCGGCAGGCAGCCCCGTCGCCGAGATGGCGGAGCGGCTGGCCGATGGGTCGGGACGCGGCAGAGAAGGGCTGGAGATCGCCGTACATGCCTGGCACCTCGGCGGTGTCGCCGCGCTGTCCGTACTCGAGGACGAGTGGAGCGTGGACGGCGAAACCCTCGCACGCGCGCGTGCCGCTCTGGAGTCGGCCTGGGACGAGGACGAACGGCCGTCGCTGCGGGCGAAGGGCAACCGGTGGACGGTCGTCGGCGCACCAAGGCAACTGCGCCTGGGCCCGGACGGACGTTGGTGGCCGTACCGCAGGGAACGCAGCCGCTGGGTGCCCGCAGGAGGCCCCGCGCACGATCCGGCAACCGCACTGGCCTCGGCGGACGTTGCGGCCGAGGAGGCGCAGCGGTGA
- the xylA gene encoding xylose isomerase, whose product MSYQPTPEDRFTFGLWTVGWQGRDPFGDATRRALDPVETVQRLAELGAHGVTFHDDDLIPFGSSDTEREAHIKRFREALDATGMKVPMATTNLFTHPVFKDGAFTANDRDVRRYALRKTIRNIDLAAELGAETYVAWGGREGAESGAAKDVRLALDRMKEAFDLLGEYVTSQGYDLKFAIEPKPNEPRGDILLPTVGHALAFIERLERPELYGVNPEVGHEQMAGLNFPHGIAQALWAGKLFHIDLNGQSGIKYDQDLRFGAGDLRSAFWLVDLLESAGYTGPRHFDFKPPRTEDLDGVWASAAGCMRNYLILKERSAAFRADPEVQEALRASRLDELARPTAADGLKSLLADRTAFEDFDVEAAAARGMAFERLDQLAMDHLLGARG is encoded by the coding sequence ATGAGCTACCAGCCCACCCCCGAGGACAGGTTCACGTTCGGCCTGTGGACCGTCGGCTGGCAGGGACGGGACCCCTTCGGCGACGCCACCCGCCGTGCCCTCGACCCGGTCGAGACGGTGCAGCGCCTGGCCGAGCTCGGCGCCCACGGCGTCACTTTCCACGACGACGACCTGATCCCTTTCGGGTCCTCGGACACCGAGCGCGAGGCGCACATCAAGCGCTTCCGTGAGGCCCTCGACGCGACCGGCATGAAGGTGCCGATGGCCACCACCAACCTCTTCACGCACCCCGTCTTCAAGGACGGCGCGTTCACCGCCAACGACCGCGACGTGCGCCGCTACGCCCTGCGCAAGACGATCCGCAACATCGACCTGGCGGCCGAGCTGGGCGCCGAGACGTACGTCGCCTGGGGCGGCCGCGAGGGCGCCGAGTCCGGCGCCGCCAAGGACGTACGCCTCGCCCTGGACCGCATGAAGGAGGCCTTCGACCTCCTCGGCGAGTACGTCACCTCCCAGGGCTACGACCTGAAGTTCGCGATCGAGCCCAAGCCGAACGAGCCTCGCGGCGACATCCTGCTGCCCACCGTCGGCCACGCCCTGGCCTTCATCGAGCGCCTGGAGCGCCCCGAGCTGTACGGCGTCAACCCCGAGGTCGGCCACGAGCAGATGGCCGGGCTGAACTTCCCGCACGGCATCGCGCAGGCCCTGTGGGCGGGCAAGCTCTTCCACATCGACCTCAACGGCCAGTCCGGCATCAAGTACGACCAGGACCTGCGCTTCGGCGCCGGCGACCTGCGCTCCGCCTTCTGGCTGGTCGACCTCCTGGAGAGCGCCGGCTACACCGGGCCCCGCCACTTCGACTTCAAGCCGCCGCGGACCGAGGACCTCGACGGGGTGTGGGCGTCGGCCGCCGGCTGCATGCGCAACTACCTCATCCTCAAGGAGCGTTCGGCCGCCTTCCGTGCCGACCCTGAGGTCCAGGAAGCCCTGCGCGCCTCGCGTCTGGACGAGTTGGCGCGGCCGACCGCCGCGGACGGCCTCAAGTCGCTGCTCGCGGACCGCACGGCCTTCGAGGACTTCGACGTCGAGGCGGCCGCCGCGCGCGGGATGGCCTTCGAACGTCTCGATCAGCTGGCGATGGACCACCTGCTGGGCGCCCGCGGCTGA